One Planctomycetaceae bacterium DNA segment encodes these proteins:
- a CDS encoding PEP-CTERM sorting domain-containing protein — MKQIRGRITVLLISAGVLAACVAPAGADLITVPNSNFDTSATGYVDTSNTNLGGGWMFTRYGTAGLAAGINAVSPVYSDFGDASGNKVFVRWKNGYSGTRWAAVTSPSLGEMITANSTYTLTVALGNRSDTPFPTGTNQIRLVANGTVIAYQAVSNALANQPASGTWANYTISFTTDDLGLITTSPGYGQTISTGVNVLGQDLKIVLYAEDKSSGGPHDIEFDSIRLDKIVTPIPEPATMALLGLGGVGALLRRRRR, encoded by the coding sequence ATGAAGCAAATCAGAGGAAGAATCACGGTGCTGTTGATTTCTGCAGGGGTGTTGGCGGCCTGCGTTGCTCCAGCCGGTGCGGACCTTATTACCGTGCCCAATTCCAATTTCGACACGTCAGCGACCGGCTATGTCGACACCAGCAACACTAATCTCGGCGGGGGATGGATGTTTACGCGTTACGGCACCGCCGGGCTTGCTGCCGGCATCAATGCCGTCAGTCCGGTGTACTCTGATTTCGGCGACGCCAGCGGCAACAAGGTTTTTGTTCGCTGGAAGAACGGCTATAGCGGGACGCGCTGGGCGGCCGTCACCTCCCCAAGCCTGGGCGAGATGATCACCGCCAATTCGACCTATACGCTGACGGTGGCTCTGGGCAACCGAAGCGATACGCCGTTCCCAACGGGCACCAATCAGATTCGCCTGGTTGCAAACGGCACAGTCATCGCCTATCAGGCTGTCAGCAATGCCCTAGCCAATCAGCCGGCGAGCGGCACATGGGCCAATTACACGATCTCGTTCACCACTGATGATCTGGGCCTTATCACGACGTCTCCTGGGTATGGGCAGACGATCAGCACCGGGGTCAACGTTCTCGGCCAGGATCTGAAGATCGTTCTCTATGCCGAGGACAAGTCCTCCGGTGGACCGCACGACATCGAGTTCGACTCGATTCGCCTGGACAAGATTGTCACGCCCATCCCCGAGCCGGCGACGATGGCGCTGCTGGGCTTGGGTGGCGTGGGCGCGCTGCTGCGACGCCGCAGACGCTAA
- a CDS encoding glutaredoxin domain-containing protein: MLVLFQFEECENSQPVRRRLTELGVDFVSINAPQGHPEKDQVMTRLFGSAKTPALWDTRTGALVQGEQSCLEYVNEHWR, from the coding sequence ATGCTTGTGCTGTTTCAATTTGAAGAGTGCGAGAACTCGCAACCGGTTCGGCGGCGGCTGACGGAACTGGGGGTTGACTTCGTCAGCATCAACGCCCCGCAGGGACACCCGGAGAAAGACCAGGTCATGACGCGGCTCTTCGGCAGCGCCAAGACGCCGGCCTTGTGGGACACGCGGACCGGGGCGCTGGTCCAGGGCGAGCAGAGTTGTCTTGAATATGTCAATGAGCATTGGCGGTGA
- a CDS encoding uroporphyrinogen decarboxylase family protein, with product MTTQDPTSAAMQRWHDLFNRANGRRRVFCVYGGDEPLPPIPNAEAFPENKTGRIENAWQNYRQMLDRRSWIGDDSIPFADVYTGTEIFAHAFGCGVYRHENSNPSARPLITRASQVALLKVPSLDCPPLAVLFEIGDELRRRGGADLIMKIPDIQSPVDIAALIWNKTDFYYAMIDAPEAVHELATKCRQLLTAFCDEWFSRYGRAFIAHYPPYYMPQGLTLSEDEIGCVNREMAEEFFLPHLNALSDHFGGLGIHCCANARHQWDTFLKIRNLRVLNITQGPAVTADAYRFFNEKVIHVHDGQPDGADMPAWIDANAPAAPVLLREVAATREEAIEKCARLREWADGKW from the coding sequence ATGACGACACAGGATCCCACCTCAGCGGCGATGCAGCGATGGCACGACCTCTTCAACCGCGCCAACGGGCGGCGGCGGGTCTTCTGCGTCTACGGCGGCGACGAACCCCTGCCGCCGATCCCCAACGCCGAGGCCTTCCCCGAGAACAAGACTGGGCGCATCGAGAACGCCTGGCAGAACTATCGCCAGATGCTCGATCGGCGCTCGTGGATCGGCGATGACTCGATCCCCTTCGCCGACGTCTACACCGGCACCGAAATCTTCGCCCACGCCTTCGGCTGCGGCGTGTACCGGCACGAGAACAGCAATCCTTCCGCGCGGCCGCTGATAACCAGGGCCTCGCAGGTCGCCTTGCTGAAGGTGCCGTCGCTGGACTGCCCGCCGCTGGCGGTGCTGTTCGAGATCGGCGACGAGCTCCGCCGGCGCGGCGGGGCCGATCTCATCATGAAGATCCCCGACATCCAGAGCCCCGTCGACATCGCCGCGCTGATCTGGAACAAGACCGACTTCTACTACGCCATGATCGACGCCCCCGAGGCCGTCCACGAACTGGCGACCAAGTGCCGCCAACTCCTGACGGCGTTCTGCGACGAATGGTTCTCGCGATACGGCAGGGCGTTCATCGCCCACTATCCGCCCTATTACATGCCGCAGGGCCTGACGCTGTCGGAGGACGAGATCGGCTGCGTGAATCGGGAGATGGCCGAGGAGTTCTTCCTGCCGCACCTCAACGCCCTGAGCGACCACTTCGGCGGCCTGGGCATCCACTGCTGCGCCAACGCGCGGCACCAGTGGGACACGTTCCTCAAGATCCGCAACCTGCGCGTGCTGAACATCACGCAGGGCCCGGCCGTGACAGCCGACGCCTACCGTTTCTTCAACGAGAAAGTCATCCACGTCCACGACGGCCAACCGGACGGGGCCGACATGCCTGCCTGGATCGACGCCAACGCCCCGGCCGCCCCTGTCCTGCTGCGCGAAGTGGCCGCGACGCGCGAAGAAGCCATCGAGAAATGCGCCCGCCTGCGGGAATGGGCTGACGGAAAGTGGTGA
- a CDS encoding Bro-N domain-containing protein, producing the protein MADMSEEHPSDAQGKIVVFGARKIRRIWHQEQWFFSVVDIIAALTDSENPRNYWNMLKAREKKQSQVQLSTFCVQLKLTSADGKAYKTDCVNTEAAFRVIQSIPSPKAEPFKQWLAKVGYQRVQEIENPELAQQRMRELYRQKGYPNDWIEKRVRGIAVRDELTDEWRQRGIADSNDFAILTAEISKATFGLTPADYKKLKGLRRENLRDHMTDLELIFTMLGEAATTEIARNTDAQGFVPNKDAAREGGTVAGNARRQLEAKSGRRVVTRRNYLEQKPSHKALPKQRRE; encoded by the coding sequence ATGGCTGACATGAGCGAAGAACACCCCTCCGACGCGCAGGGAAAGATCGTTGTCTTCGGGGCCAGAAAGATTCGCCGCATCTGGCATCAGGAGCAATGGTTCTTCTCGGTGGTGGATATCATTGCGGCCTTGACCGACAGCGAGAATCCGCGCAACTACTGGAATATGTTGAAGGCCCGCGAGAAGAAACAGAGCCAGGTTCAGTTGTCCACATTTTGTGTACAACTGAAACTAACTTCGGCTGACGGAAAGGCTTACAAGACCGACTGCGTCAACACCGAGGCCGCCTTCCGCGTCATTCAATCCATCCCCAGCCCCAAGGCCGAGCCCTTCAAGCAGTGGCTGGCCAAGGTCGGCTATCAGCGCGTCCAGGAAATCGAGAACCCAGAACTGGCCCAGCAGCGGATGCGGGAACTCTACCGGCAAAAGGGGTATCCCAATGACTGGATCGAAAAACGCGTCCGGGGCATTGCCGTCCGCGACGAACTGACCGATGAGTGGCGCCAGCGAGGCATCGCCGACTCCAACGACTTTGCCATTCTGACGGCCGAGATCTCCAAAGCGACCTTCGGTCTGACCCCGGCGGACTACAAGAAGCTCAAGGGCCTGCGCCGCGAAAACCTGCGCGACCACATGACCGACCTGGAACTCATATTCACCATGCTGGGCGAGGCCGCTACCACCGAAATCGCCCGCAATACCGACGCTCAGGGATTCGTCCCGAATAAAGACGCCGCCCGCGAAGGCGGAACGGTGGCCGGCAACGCCCGCAGGCAACTCGAGGCAAAATCAGGCCGAAGAGTCGTCACCCGGCGCAATTACCTTGAGCAAAAGCCCAGCCACAAAGCGTTGCCCAAACAGCGCCGGGAATAA
- a CDS encoding DUF6785 family protein, which produces MTVRAIILAAFGAAFIATVGYFNDQVPRLNHFVGNQFPIVVFFPLIIFALLINPLLRRVKARWMLSGAEIAVVTALLLAACNIPGSGFMRWWSRQAALPAVSNLKELSWRKSEALSYVPAALLLNGGRYEASINDSFVSGSGGARVSLEQLPWRAWTGPIASWVPVALLFAGASICLALIVHRPWSTQERLPYPVAQFAGAFINSPRAIFTNRLFWVAAASIFVLHVANGSYLWAMGQSPRDVLAWDFSAPFAQTFPAFWDMISTVPWGGNSVLYFPIYPTLVAFACFVAADVSLSIGLSVAAWSLAGYVLVLTGVKFEWVALEGGVGPWQSAGSCIALAMAMAYFGRRHYWNLLRRAFCAGGKNVLGHEVWAARVLLLCTAGLTAILAAWGVAWPVALLGVLLVLLAYIVVARITVESGVFLVQLQWLPIAVVLGLLGAEATGLRAIAVLGMVSFIFCAEVRECLTPLVLNGLRLTDPSRIGGGRVGAMSMVVLVIALAVAVPAGLWVDHNYGVQRGEGFSQAAPHYLFTAVARASGDLVASRQLEASDALAPLERLAAANPDSRCLWALAGGAAVVAALVWLRLRLTWWPIHPILFLVWGTWAMRVAAFSFLLGWAIKTVCARMGVRVATLRLLMIGVIAGDLAGGVAWMILGAVYFALTGETPMRYHVFPGG; this is translated from the coding sequence ATGACGGTGCGGGCGATTATTCTGGCGGCGTTTGGAGCGGCGTTTATCGCCACGGTCGGCTATTTCAACGACCAGGTCCCGCGCCTGAACCATTTCGTGGGCAATCAGTTCCCGATCGTGGTGTTCTTTCCGCTGATCATTTTTGCGCTGCTGATCAACCCGCTGCTGCGCCGCGTCAAGGCGCGGTGGATGCTTTCGGGGGCCGAAATCGCCGTGGTGACCGCTCTGCTGCTGGCGGCATGCAACATCCCCGGCTCGGGATTCATGCGCTGGTGGAGCCGCCAGGCGGCGCTGCCGGCGGTCAGCAACCTCAAGGAACTCAGTTGGCGCAAGAGCGAAGCCCTGAGCTACGTCCCGGCGGCGCTGCTGCTCAATGGCGGGCGCTACGAGGCGTCGATCAACGACAGCTTCGTCAGCGGCAGCGGGGGGGCGAGGGTCTCGCTGGAGCAGTTGCCCTGGCGGGCGTGGACCGGGCCCATCGCAAGCTGGGTGCCGGTGGCGCTGCTTTTTGCCGGCGCGTCGATCTGCCTGGCGCTGATCGTACACCGCCCCTGGTCGACGCAGGAGCGCCTGCCGTACCCGGTAGCGCAGTTCGCCGGCGCGTTCATCAACTCGCCGCGCGCGATCTTCACCAACCGCCTGTTCTGGGTCGCGGCGGCGTCGATCTTTGTGCTGCACGTGGCCAACGGTTCGTACCTGTGGGCGATGGGCCAAAGCCCGCGCGACGTGCTGGCGTGGGATTTCTCAGCGCCGTTCGCCCAGACGTTCCCGGCGTTCTGGGACATGATCTCGACGGTCCCCTGGGGCGGCAACTCGGTGCTGTACTTCCCCATTTATCCGACGCTGGTGGCGTTCGCGTGCTTTGTGGCCGCCGATGTGAGCCTGTCGATCGGCCTGAGCGTGGCGGCCTGGTCGCTGGCGGGATACGTGCTGGTGCTGACGGGGGTGAAGTTCGAGTGGGTGGCGCTCGAAGGGGGCGTGGGACCCTGGCAGAGCGCCGGCTCGTGCATCGCGTTGGCGATGGCGATGGCGTACTTCGGGCGCCGGCACTACTGGAACCTGCTGCGCCGGGCGTTCTGCGCCGGCGGCAAGAACGTCCTGGGGCATGAAGTCTGGGCGGCACGCGTGCTGCTGCTATGCACGGCCGGCCTGACCGCCATCCTGGCGGCGTGGGGCGTGGCGTGGCCGGTGGCGCTGCTGGGGGTGCTGCTGGTGCTGCTGGCGTATATCGTGGTGGCGCGGATCACCGTCGAGTCGGGCGTGTTCCTGGTGCAGTTGCAGTGGCTGCCGATAGCGGTGGTGCTGGGGCTGCTGGGCGCCGAAGCGACCGGCCTAAGGGCTATCGCTGTGCTGGGGATGGTGAGTTTCATCTTCTGCGCCGAGGTGCGCGAGTGCCTGACGCCGCTGGTGCTCAACGGCCTGCGCCTGACGGATCCGTCGCGCATCGGCGGCGGGCGCGTCGGCGCCATGAGCATGGTTGTGCTGGTGATTGCCCTGGCGGTTGCGGTGCCCGCCGGGCTGTGGGTGGATCACAACTACGGCGTGCAGCGGGGCGAAGGGTTCTCCCAGGCGGCGCCGCACTACCTGTTCACTGCTGTCGCGCGGGCCAGCGGAGATCTGGTCGCCTCGCGTCAACTGGAAGCCTCGGACGCGCTGGCGCCGCTGGAGCGCCTGGCGGCCGCCAATCCCGATTCGCGCTGCCTGTGGGCGTTGGCCGGCGGGGCGGCGGTCGTCGCGGCGCTGGTGTGGCTGCGCCTGAGGCTGACGTGGTGGCCGATTCATCCGATCCTGTTTCTGGTCTGGGGCACGTGGGCGATGCGCGTGGCGGCGTTTTCGTTTCTGCTGGGGTGGGCGATCAAGACCGTCTGCGCCCGCATGGGCGTGCGGGTGGCGACGCTGAGGCTGCTGATGATCGGCGTGATCGCCGGCGACCTGGCCGGCGGCGTGGCCTGGATGATCCTGGGAGCCGTCTACTTCGCCCTGACCGGCGAGACGCCGATGCGGTATCACGTATTCCCGGGCGGCTAA
- a CDS encoding PEP-CTERM sorting domain-containing protein, with protein MMNWKRGSAVVVSAAVLLALAGASQAAIIAVPNYDFELGRTPNPQAEVGWYNDTMMNGGNNYSDILTGWNIFSVSTRFVGRWNPADGNYAGATDGDGTPDPAPLSGQAAFMHWGGGGSVSTQYIRSAQSLATIQSGLDYTLTVGVGSAWGTNMNAVSWVQVNLQADGATVATGHYGPPARGTWTDLSVTLTKELIESSQLAGKSLTIELVGRGGPTTHVDFDNVRLVDSSAIPEPATMGLLVLGGVAALLRRRRN; from the coding sequence ATGATGAACTGGAAGAGAGGATCAGCGGTAGTTGTTTCGGCGGCGGTTCTGCTGGCACTGGCCGGCGCATCTCAGGCGGCGATCATCGCGGTTCCCAACTACGATTTTGAGCTGGGCCGAACGCCAAACCCCCAGGCAGAAGTCGGCTGGTATAACGACACGATGATGAACGGCGGCAACAATTACAGCGACATCCTGACCGGGTGGAACATTTTCTCCGTATCGACCCGCTTCGTCGGCCGGTGGAACCCCGCGGACGGCAACTACGCTGGCGCCACCGATGGCGATGGCACGCCTGATCCGGCCCCGCTGAGCGGCCAGGCGGCTTTCATGCACTGGGGCGGCGGTGGGTCGGTTTCCACACAGTACATCCGGTCGGCCCAGAGCCTGGCGACTATCCAGTCGGGCCTGGATTACACGCTGACCGTCGGCGTCGGCAGCGCCTGGGGCACCAACATGAACGCCGTCTCGTGGGTGCAGGTGAACCTGCAGGCCGACGGCGCCACCGTGGCCACCGGCCACTATGGCCCTCCGGCCAGAGGCACTTGGACGGACCTGAGCGTCACACTGACCAAGGAACTGATTGAATCGTCCCAGTTGGCGGGCAAGAGCCTGACGATCGAGCTGGTCGGCCGCGGCGGACCAACCACGCATGTGGACTTCGACAACGTGCGGCTGGTCGACAGCAGCGCGATCCCCGAGCCGGCGACGATGGGCTTGCTGGTTCTGGGCGGCGTGGCGGCGCTGCTGCGACGACGCAGGAACTAG
- a CDS encoding nucleotidyltransferase domain-containing protein — protein MREDFGPDSDVDVLVRFNPQHIPGLIRLGGMAHELSQILERRQVDLLTQEDLSEYFREDVEAAAEVLYDQW, from the coding sequence TTGCGCGAGGATTTTGGCCCCGATAGCGACGTGGATGTGTTGGTGCGATTCAACCCCCAGCACATCCCCGGCCTGATTCGCCTGGGAGGCATGGCGCACGAACTATCGCAGATTCTGGAACGCCGCCAGGTGGACTTGCTGACGCAGGAGGATCTTAGCGAGTACTTCCGGGAGGACGTCGAGGCTGCGGCAGAGGTGCTGTACGACCAGTGGTGA
- a CDS encoding metallophosphoesterase, which yields MMLRRTWLVTGLVALAAMLSLGRDYSHAQAPATQPASAASAPAVPPPARTLIAPFDGVTITVYNTGDLHDQSGNLARIAAFVKKQRQTENVIFVDAGDFLNKGEPWQPATKGEGMIALMAACGYDAVAMGNHDYIFGKEPILDLVVKYPKFPLTLCNMKWSKEDAPRAKGIARYRIIELKGVKVAVVASGSHYTNHAHGEPLPMYHERDAYKELLPELATKADFIIFISHLFNGSDKNLLDAWKENSPPVMIGAHTHERLVTWVNNTLLVKGGHSGLAVGKTTIQYDPARKRVVAAAAKTITVGKDWPEDEQVKALREKLMPQPAKTH from the coding sequence ATGATGCTTCGAAGAACCTGGTTGGTGACTGGACTTGTCGCCCTGGCGGCGATGCTTTCGCTGGGCAGGGATTATTCGCACGCCCAGGCGCCGGCGACGCAACCGGCCTCGGCCGCCAGCGCGCCGGCCGTCCCGCCGCCGGCGCGGACGCTGATCGCGCCGTTCGACGGGGTTACCATCACCGTCTACAACACCGGCGACCTGCACGACCAAAGCGGCAACCTCGCCCGCATCGCCGCCTTCGTCAAGAAGCAGCGCCAGACGGAGAACGTCATCTTCGTCGACGCCGGAGACTTCCTCAACAAGGGCGAGCCCTGGCAGCCGGCCACCAAGGGCGAGGGCATGATCGCCCTGATGGCCGCGTGCGGCTACGACGCCGTGGCCATGGGCAACCACGACTACATCTTCGGCAAGGAGCCGATCCTCGACCTGGTCGTCAAGTACCCGAAATTCCCCCTGACGCTGTGCAACATGAAATGGAGCAAGGAAGACGCCCCGCGCGCCAAGGGCATCGCCCGCTACCGCATCATCGAGCTCAAGGGCGTCAAGGTGGCCGTCGTCGCCTCGGGCTCGCACTACACCAACCACGCCCACGGCGAGCCTTTGCCCATGTATCACGAACGCGACGCGTACAAGGAACTTCTGCCGGAGCTGGCAACCAAGGCCGACTTCATCATCTTCATCTCGCACCTGTTCAACGGCAGCGACAAGAACCTTCTCGACGCCTGGAAGGAAAACTCCCCGCCGGTGATGATCGGCGCCCACACGCACGAGCGGCTGGTGACGTGGGTGAATAACACGCTGCTGGTCAAGGGCGGCCACAGCGGCCTGGCGGTGGGCAAGACGACCATCCAGTACGACCCCGCCCGGAAGCGGGTCGTCGCCGCCGCGGCCAAGACCATCACCGTCGGCAAAGACTGGCCCGAGGACGAGCAGGTCAAAGCCCTGCGCGAGAAGCTGATGCCTCAGCCCGCGAAGACTCACTGA
- a CDS encoding DUF6785 family protein, whose product MQVTLRSIILGLLAAVFIATVGYFTDQIVRLNHFVGNEFPIIVFLPLMIIAALLNPLLGRIRPAWQLHRRELAVIVMAALVACNIPGSGLLRFFSRVLVVPLQLSVTETPWKKANVLSFVPAAMLPNGGVYHEPFVRGMMTGAGKAGEPIGLDGVNWGFWKDPLLAWLPLVVLLAGASMALALMVHRTWSRRERLPYPIAQLGESLLDDARGGRGSIFRSGLFLTPAIIILAIHLVNGLNAWYDNTLIEIPMDYSFGQIVQTFHDVGNVPWGNGLWHVRLWPTIIAFACFVASDVSFTLGISPILWVSLGVVLYSFNIPMNWETVSGSPLDWQNAGSAAAIGAMLLYLGRRHYARMLCQALIPGCGTGVERYETWACRIFLLCVAGMVALLAAMGVPWTIALAAIAMILLAYVVIARVTVESGLIMAQFQWHMMAVMIGVFGSAVLGLHVIAVLGMMVAIFVVDPRECLMPFVLNGLKICESRGLKPARMGGMGAGVFLLALAAAVPFSLWVDSNYGVARGEGWSTYRAPRLAFDYMATEYNKLKSSGRLHVAEDLSAVQRLTHMEPDRKCLVAMGAGFAAVMLLAGLRLRFTWWPLHPIIFVLWGTWVMYETAYCFLIGWAIKTVATRLGASYSTLKTVMIGVIAGDLLGGLVWMVIGAVHYATTGKQPVWYLIFPGG is encoded by the coding sequence GTGCAGGTGACTCTTCGCTCGATCATCCTGGGCCTGCTGGCGGCGGTGTTCATCGCCACGGTGGGTTACTTCACCGACCAGATCGTGCGGCTGAACCATTTCGTCGGCAACGAGTTTCCCATCATCGTCTTCCTGCCGCTGATGATAATCGCGGCGCTGCTCAACCCGCTGCTGGGGCGCATCCGCCCGGCCTGGCAACTCCACCGGCGCGAACTGGCGGTGATCGTGATGGCCGCCCTGGTGGCGTGCAACATCCCCGGCTCGGGCCTGCTGCGGTTCTTCAGCCGCGTGCTCGTGGTGCCCCTGCAGTTATCGGTCACAGAGACGCCGTGGAAGAAAGCTAACGTCCTGAGCTTTGTGCCGGCGGCGATGCTGCCCAACGGCGGGGTCTATCACGAGCCGTTCGTGCGCGGGATGATGACCGGCGCCGGCAAGGCGGGCGAGCCCATCGGCCTCGATGGCGTCAACTGGGGCTTCTGGAAAGACCCGCTGCTGGCGTGGCTGCCGCTGGTGGTGCTGCTGGCCGGGGCGTCGATGGCCCTGGCGCTGATGGTGCATCGCACGTGGTCGCGCCGCGAACGCCTGCCCTACCCCATCGCTCAACTGGGCGAGTCGCTGCTCGACGACGCCCGCGGCGGCAGGGGGTCCATCTTCCGCAGCGGGTTGTTCCTGACGCCGGCGATCATCATCCTGGCGATCCACCTCGTCAACGGGCTCAACGCCTGGTACGACAACACGCTCATCGAAATCCCGATGGACTACAGCTTCGGCCAGATCGTGCAAACCTTCCACGATGTCGGCAACGTGCCCTGGGGCAACGGCCTATGGCACGTGCGCCTGTGGCCGACGATCATCGCCTTCGCGTGCTTTGTCGCTTCCGACGTCAGCTTCACGCTGGGCATCTCGCCGATCCTCTGGGTGTCCCTGGGCGTGGTGCTGTACTCGTTCAACATCCCGATGAACTGGGAGACGGTCTCGGGCTCGCCGCTGGACTGGCAGAACGCCGGCAGCGCCGCGGCCATTGGGGCGATGCTGCTGTACCTGGGCCGGCGTCACTATGCGAGGATGCTCTGCCAGGCGCTGATCCCCGGCTGCGGGACCGGCGTCGAGCGCTACGAGACCTGGGCCTGCCGAATCTTCCTGCTGTGCGTGGCGGGCATGGTGGCCCTGCTGGCGGCTATGGGCGTGCCCTGGACGATCGCCCTGGCGGCCATCGCGATGATCCTGCTGGCGTACGTGGTGATCGCCCGCGTGACCGTCGAGAGCGGGCTGATCATGGCGCAGTTCCAGTGGCACATGATGGCCGTGATGATCGGCGTGTTCGGCTCGGCGGTGCTGGGTCTGCACGTCATCGCGGTACTGGGGATGATGGTGGCGATTTTCGTCGTCGACCCGCGCGAGTGCCTCATGCCCTTCGTGCTCAACGGTCTGAAGATCTGCGAAAGCCGCGGCCTTAAGCCCGCTCGCATGGGGGGCATGGGCGCGGGGGTGTTCCTGCTGGCGTTGGCGGCGGCGGTGCCCTTCAGCCTGTGGGTCGACAGCAATTACGGCGTCGCCCGCGGCGAGGGCTGGAGCACCTACCGCGCCCCGCGACTGGCGTTTGACTACATGGCTACCGAGTACAACAAGCTCAAGAGCTCCGGGCGGCTGCACGTGGCCGAGGACCTCTCGGCCGTCCAGCGCCTCACGCACATGGAACCCGACCGCAAGTGCCTGGTCGCGATGGGCGCGGGGTTCGCCGCGGTGATGCTCCTGGCGGGTCTGCGGCTGCGGTTCACGTGGTGGCCGCTGCACCCGATCATTTTCGTGCTCTGGGGCACGTGGGTGATGTACGAGACGGCCTACTGCTTCCTGATCGGATGGGCGATCAAGACGGTCGCGACGCGGCTTGGGGCGAGCTATTCGACGCTCAAGACGGTGATGATCGGCGTGATCGCCGGCGACCTGCTGGGCGGCCTGGTGTGGATGGTCATCGGCGCGGTGCATTATGCCACGACCGGCAAACAACCGGTGTGGTATTTGATCTTCCCCGGCGGATAG
- a CDS encoding PEP-CTERM sorting domain-containing protein, translated as MSSARRGIFTIGIAVVVLLATAGTSQAALIAISNGDFNTSLQTYTNANGADLGGGWTRLAGTGTAVYAGIDTINTGLYSVMGSASGNKLIMQYQASSNAAKKSYVKSPMLGNAAGTTELLIQANTTYTITVAVGNMTGTGFTGTLGSDNMTRNGIELLLDGSARAIRRIDGFSVPDAAAAAKTPDNGGTDGTWQDYTLTFTTDALGNVLSSNGSAGFTGYSLPAFVGENILGKAMRIEFRTEAFNLTKQNVEFDNVRIDVASTIVPEPATMSLLVLGGVAALLRKRRN; from the coding sequence ATGAGCAGCGCGAGGAGAGGAATTTTCACGATTGGTATTGCGGTAGTGGTACTGTTGGCAACAGCCGGAACGTCCCAGGCGGCGTTGATTGCCATTTCCAACGGCGACTTCAACACGTCGTTGCAGACATACACAAACGCCAACGGCGCCGACCTTGGCGGCGGCTGGACCAGGCTCGCCGGGACGGGCACGGCCGTGTATGCTGGAATCGACACCATCAATACTGGCCTATATTCTGTCATGGGCAGCGCCAGCGGCAACAAGCTCATAATGCAGTATCAGGCGTCGTCAAACGCGGCGAAGAAGTCCTACGTCAAGTCGCCGATGCTTGGTAATGCGGCAGGAACCACGGAGTTGCTCATCCAAGCCAACACGACCTATACGATTACCGTTGCAGTCGGCAATATGACGGGAACCGGTTTCACTGGCACACTCGGCTCGGATAACATGACAAGGAATGGTATCGAGTTGCTTCTGGACGGTAGCGCCAGGGCCATTAGGCGTATCGATGGCTTCAGTGTTCCGGATGCAGCGGCGGCCGCCAAGACGCCCGACAATGGCGGGACCGACGGAACGTGGCAGGATTACACCTTGACCTTTACTACCGACGCTTTGGGCAATGTTCTCTCCTCCAACGGGAGCGCAGGGTTTACCGGTTATTCTCTTCCGGCTTTCGTGGGCGAGAACATCTTGGGGAAAGCGATGAGGATCGAGTTCCGCACCGAGGCCTTCAACTTGACCAAACAGAATGTTGAGTTTGACAACGTCCGTATCGACGTCGCCTCGACGATCGTCCCCGAGCCGGCGACGATGAGTCTGCTGGTTCTGGGCGGCGTGGCGGCTTTGCTGCGGAAGCGCAGGAACTAG
- the arfB gene encoding alternative ribosome rescue aminoacyl-tRNA hydrolase ArfB: MIQITPAISIDERDLHVDFIRSAGPGGQNVNKVSTAVQLRFNLAATQTLSEGVRSRLKALAGRRVNAAGELIIEARRFRTQGANRQDAIERLAALIRAAARPPRRRKATKPSAASKRKRLESKRRRAATKSTRGRAVRDYEE; this comes from the coding sequence ATGATTCAGATTACCCCGGCCATCTCGATCGACGAACGCGACCTGCACGTGGACTTCATCCGCAGCGCCGGTCCGGGCGGGCAGAACGTCAACAAGGTCTCGACGGCAGTGCAGCTTCGCTTCAACCTCGCCGCAACCCAGACGCTCAGCGAGGGCGTGCGCAGCCGGTTGAAGGCGCTGGCCGGTCGGCGCGTCAACGCGGCTGGGGAACTGATCATCGAGGCGCGGCGGTTCCGCACGCAGGGCGCCAACCGCCAGGACGCCATCGAGCGCCTCGCGGCGCTGATCCGGGCGGCCGCCCGCCCGCCGCGCCGGCGCAAGGCCACCAAACCCTCGGCGGCCTCGAAACGCAAACGCCTGGAATCGAAGCGCCGCCGCGCGGCGACGAAGTCCACCCGCGGGCGGGCAGTGCGCGATTACGAGGAGTGA